The DNA sequence GCAGCTCACGCAGGTCCAGACTCTCAATCTTCATGGCGCCCCCCCACGTTTTTTCATAATGATAAACCCTGTATCAAAACGAGAAACCCCTGTCTATGTATACATTTACAAAGTCAATAATAACAGATTGTTACATTTTTCTAACAAATGGCATGGCGGATGCTACATCCGTGTGACGACCAGAAACCAACGCTAGGAGCACGCGTACGGCGGATAACCATCCCGCAACCGCCGCAACGGTTGGGAGCCATTACGACAAAGGAGGTGAAGGGGATGAACAAACTGAAACTGGGAACATGCGCTGCTGCGCTTATCGCGGGCGTTATCCTCATGTCGGCCGGTGCGCAAGCGCACGAACTTTCCGGCAAGCATGCCAGGGAGGGGCTGAAATGCGTCGATTGCCACAAGGTGGACAAGCCGGTCTCGGCAGCGGCGCCGGATGCCTGCATGGAGTGCCATGGCGATTACGGCAAGGTTGCAGCCCTGACCAAGTCCTTGCACGCCAATCCGCACGATTCCCACCTGGGACGACTCGCCTGTACCAAGTGCCACGGCATACACAAACCGAGCGAGATCGTATGCCTGGAGTGTCATAGCGAGTTTGAGTTCAAACTAAAATAATAAACTATTAATTATCGTATTCCAAATTATTTGATCGTGT is a window from the Oryzomonas sagensis genome containing:
- a CDS encoding cytochrome c3 family protein, with amino-acid sequence MNKLKLGTCAAALIAGVILMSAGAQAHELSGKHAREGLKCVDCHKVDKPVSAAAPDACMECHGDYGKVAALTKSLHANPHDSHLGRLACTKCHGIHKPSEIVCLECHSEFEFKLK